TCCTCATCCTGGCGGCCGGCGCCGGAGCGGTCGTGGGCCGCTCGCTGGGGCTGAACTCCGAGGCGATCGCGGGCGCATTCGCCGGCGCCGTCAACAACACCCCGGCCCTGGCCGCTGCGGGCGGCACCCCGCAGGCGACGGTCGGATACGCGACGGCCTACCTCTACGGCGTGGTCGCGATGCTGTTCGTCACCGGGCTGGCGGTGAGCCGCGGTGAGCGCGACCGCGACACTCCCGCCGAGATCACGGACCTGACGGTGCGGGTCGAGGGCGACAGCAGCGTCTCGGTCGCCGACCTGCGTCACCGCTACGGCGACCGGCTGACGTTCTCCCGGGTCGCTCCCAACGCCCACACTCCTCCCGAGCCGGTGCTCGAGGACACCCGCGTCGGCCCGGGCGATCTCGTGACGGTGGTCGGACCACGCGAGGAGGTCGAGGCATGCTGCCGGGAGCTCGGGCACGCCTCCTCGCACGACCTGACCCGCGACCGGTCCTCCCTGGACTTCCGCCGGATCACGATCTCCGACCCTCGCCTGGCCGGACGCCGGGTCGGTGACCTGGACCGCGACCTCGGGCGCCGCTTCGACGCGGGGATCACCCGGGTCCGGCGCGGGGACGTCGACTTCGTGGCCACGCCGGACCTCATGCTGCAGCTGGGCGACCGGGTGCGCGTCGTCGCCCCGCCGGAGACCATCGGCGAGGTCAGCCGGGTGCTCGGCGATTCGTCGCGCGGACTGACCGACGTCAACCCGGTGGCCCTCGGGGTCGGCTTCGCCCTCGGGCTGGGACTGGGCCAGGTCGCCGTGCCGGTGCCCGGGTTCGGCTCGGTGATGGTGGGCGCTGCCGCCGGCACGCTCCTCGTGGGACTCGTGATGGGCCGCCTCGGACGCGTGGGGCGGGTCGCCACCACGTTGCCCCACACCGCCGCCTCGGTCATGGTCGAGCTCGGCCTGCTGGTGTTCCTGGCGTACGCCGGCACCCGCGCCGGATCGCAGATCATCACCGCGTTCACGGACGGCGAGGTCCTGAACCTGCTCGTGACCGGCGCCGTCGTGACGACCACGGTCGGCATCGGCGTCTACACGGTCATGCGGTGGGGCTTCAAGGTCGGACGCATCCGACTCGCGGGCATCGTCGCGGGCAGCCACACCCAGCCGGCGCTGCTGGCGTTCGCCAACGCGCGCACGGGCCACGACCCGCGGGTCGCTCTCGGGTACGCGCTGGTCTATCCGGCGGCCATGGTCGTCAAGATCATCCTCGCCCAGCTGTTGGTCGTGCTGTAGCCGCCGTCACCGGACGAAGTTCGCCCCGAGGTTGATCGCGGTGACGAGGATGACCGTGCCGAACAGGTACGAGAGCAATCCGTGGCGCAGGGTGAGCGACCGCAGTCGGCTGCTCTGCAGGTTGGTGTCGGCGATCTGGTAGGTCATCCCCACGGTGAAGGCCATGTAGGCGAAGTCGCCGTAGCGCGGCGGGTCCTCGGTGTTGAAGTCGACCCCGCCCGCCGGCCCGCTGTAGTAGGCGCCGGCGTAGCGCAGCGTGTAGAGCGTGTGGATCATGATCCACGAGCACGCCACACTGCCCACCGCCAGCAGCGCACGGACCCGCTCGGCCGTGTGGGTGTCGGCCTGGGCCACGAGCATGTAGCCGACGGCGCCGAAGCTGGCGACCGTCGCCAGCACCATCGCGGCCTCCGTGAAGTGTCGCGACGGGTCGGCCTCCAGCGCGTGCGCCCGCGTGCCGGTCGCGTCCAGGCGCCGGGTCGTCAGGTAGATGTGCAGGACGTACGCGGCACAGGCCGTTCCCCAGCCAATGACGGGGGCGACCGGTCCGGCCGAGAGCACCGCCGCCAGGATCCCGGCCGGGACCCCGGTGACGACCATCAACAGCAGATGGCTGGCTCCCCGGTTCACTCTCGCAGCGTAGGCCGGTTCCGGCGGCCCCGCCGCGCGCTCACTCGACGTCGAGCGCGAGCAGGTCGTCCTCGGTCTCGCGACGCAGGATCAACCGCGCCTCGCCGTCTCGGACCGCCACCACGGCCGCGCGCGGCACGTGGTTGTAGTTGTTGGCCAGCGAGCGGCAGTAGGCGCCCGTCCCCGGGACGGCGAGCAGGTCGCCGGCGGCCACGTCCGACGGCAGGAACTCGGACTTGACGACGATGTCGCCGGACTCGCAGTGCTTGCCCACGACGCGCGCCAGGACCGGCCGGGCGTGCGACTCGCGGGAGGCGAGCGTGCACGAATAGTCGGCGCCGTAGAGCGCGGGCCGGATGTTGTCGCTCATCCCGCCGTCGACCGAGACGTAGAGGCGCGAGCCGCCGTTGTCGAGACCGACCGCCTTGGTCGTGCCGACCTCGTACAGCGTGAACGTGGACGGTCCGGCGATGGCGCGGCCGGGCTCGATCGACAGCTGCGGCACGTCCATCCCGAGCGCGGCGCACTCGTCGGTGACGATCTTGACGATCTCGCTGCCCAGGTCCTCGGGGGCCCGGGGATCGTCCTGGGTCGTGTAGGCGATGCCGAAGCCACCGCCGAGGTCGAGCTCGGGCGCCGTGACGCCCAGCTCGCGGGCGATCTGCGCATGCAGACGCAGGACCCGGCGGGCGGCCACCTCGAAGCCGTCGGTGACGAAGATCTGCGAGCCAATGTGCGAGTGCAGACCGAGGAAGTCCAGTCCGTCGGTGGCCAGCACGCGCCGCACGGCCTCGAGCGCTGCGCCGTCGGAGATCGAGAAGCCGAACTTCTGGTCCTCGTGCGAGGTCGAGATGTACTCGTGGGTGTGGGCCTCCACGCCGGCGGTGACGCGCACCATGACCGGCGCCCGGACACCCAGCTCGGCGGTGAGGGCGCCGAGGCGCTCGATCTCCTCGAAGGAGTCGATGACGATGCGGCCGACACCGACCTCGAGGCACCGGCGCAGCTCGGCCACCGACTTGTTGTTGCCGTGGTGGCCGATGCGCTCGGTCGGGAACCCCGCCCGCAGCGCGACGGCCAGCTCGCCGCCGGTGCACACGTCGAGGTTGAGACCCTCCTCGGCGATCCAGCGGGCCGTGGCGACGCACAGGAACGCCTTGCCGGCGTAGTAGACGTCGGCGGTCGGGAACGCGTCGCGGAAGGCGCGGGCCCGGGACCGGAAGTCGTCCTCGTCGACGACGTAGAGCGGCGTGCCGAACTCCTGGGCCAGCTCGGGGGCCGACTGGCCGGCGACCGTCAGGACCCCGTCGACCTTGCTGACGTTGGCCGCCCACAGGTGCGGCACGAGCTGGTTGGCGTCGTCGGGCTCGCGGAGCCACTCCGGGCCCCGGCTGCCGGCCTGACCGTGCAGGGCACCCGCCTCGTGGGAACGCATGGTCACATCCGATCCGGCGCGGAGACGCCGAGCAGGTCGAGCCCGTTGGCCAGGACCTGACGCGTCGCGGCGACCAGCACGAGGCGCGCACGGTGCGTGTCGGTCGGCTCCTCGTCACCCTGCGGGAGGACGCGGCACTCGTCGTAGAACTTGTGGAAGGTCGACGCGGTCTCCTCGAGGTACCGCGCGATGCGGTGCGGCTCGCGCAGCTCGGCGGCGCGGGCGACGACGCGGGGGAACTCGGCGAGGGCGCGCAACAGCGCACCCGCCCGCTCCTCCACCAGCTGCGACGGGTCGAACGTCTCGAGGTCGGCGGCCAGCCCGAGGTCGGCGCCGTTGCGCACGATCGACGAGAGCCGGGCGTGGGCGTACTGGACGTAGTAGACCGGGTTGTCGTTGCTCTTGCGGGTCATCTCGGCGACATCGAGGGTCAGCGGCGAGTCGGCCGGGTACCGGATGAGCGTGTACCGCAGCGGGTCGACGCCGATGAGGTCGATCAGCTCGCGCAGCGACACGATCGTGCCGGCCCGCTTGCTGAGCTTGAGCTCCTGACCGTTCTGCAGGATCTTGACCAGCTGGCCGATGAGCACCTGGATCTGCTCACCGGGGGTGTCGCCGACGCAGGCCGCCATGGCGTTGAGGCGCCCGACGTAGCCGTGGTGGTCGGCGCCCAGCAGGTAGATGCAGGTGTCGAAGCCGCGGTCGCGCTTGTCGACGTAGTAGGCCGTGTCGGACGCGAAGTAGGTCAGCTCGCCGTTGCCGCGCAGCAGGACGCGGTCCTTGTCGTCACCGAAGTCGGTGGTGCGCATCCACGTCGCGCCGTCGGCCTCGAACAGCCGGCCCTGTTCGCGCAGGCGCGCGAGGCTGCGGTCGACCGCGTCGGACTCGTGCAGCGACCGCTCGGAGAACCACACGTCGAAGTGCGTGTTGAGCTCCGCCAGCTCGGACTGGTGCTCGTGCAGCTGCAGGGCGTACCCGGCCTCGCGGAAGGCGACCGCCTGCTCGTCGCGCGGCAAGGAGGTGATGCCCGGGTCGGCCTCGACGATCCGCGCGGCCAGGTCGGCGACGTACGCGCCGTGGTACCCGTCCTCGGGCGGCTCCTCGCCGTGCGCCCGCGCCATCAGCGAGGCGCCGAACTTGTCCATCTGGTTGCCGCGGTCGTTGATGTAGAACTCGCGGGTGACGTCGTCACCGGCCGCGGCCATGACGCGCGCGATCGCGTCGCCGACGGCGGCCCAGCGGGTGTGGCCCAGGTGCAACGGGCCGGTCGGGTTGGCGCTGATGAACTCGAGGTCGACCTTGCGGCCGGTCGGCGCGCCGTGGCCGTACGTGGCACCGGCCTCGAGGACGTGACGGGCGATCTCGCCCTGCGCGCCCGCGGCGACCCGGATGTTCAGGAAGCCGGGACCGGCGACCTCGGCGGCCGAGATGCCGTCGGCACCGGCCAGCTCCGTGGCGAGCAGCTCGGCGAACTCGCGCGGGTTCATGCCGGCCTTCTTGCCCAGCTGCATCGCGATGTTCGTGGCGTAGTCGCCGTGCTCCTTGACCTTCGGTCGCTCGACGCGCACCTGGCTGGGAACCGGGTCGGAAAGGGTCACGCGGCCGGCGTCCACGAGGGACGTCAGGGCCGCGACGATGGCGTCGGAAAGCTGCTCGGGGGTCACCGGCCCAGCCTATCGGCGTGCGCTAGCGGCGAGATTCGAGGACCCGGCGCACGGTCGCGACGAGCGTGTCCGGGTCGAACGGCTTGGTCACGTACTCGTCCACGCCGGCGGCCGCCGCACGGTTGAGATCGATCTGCTGGCTCTGGGTCGAGACCATCACGAGTCCCACCCGGGCGAAGCGTGGGTTCGCCCGCACGCGGGTGATGGCGGTGACGCCGTCCATGCGCGGCATCATCATGTCCATCGTGATGACGTCGGGCAGTGTCTCGAGGCCGGCCAGGACGTCGAGGCAGTCCTGACCGTCCTCGGCCTCGATCACGTCGAATCCGGCCAGCTCGAGGTTCGTGCGAATCAGGAAACGGATCGACGCCGTGTCGTCGACGACCAGCACGGTGGGGGGCACGGCCCCCACGGTACCGGTGCGCTACCGTAGGTTCCCGCGGCACCGCCGTGAACGGCCCCCGTAGCTCAGGGGATAGAGCACCGCCCTCCGGAGGCGGGAGCGCAGGTTCGAATCCTGCCGGGGGCACCGTTCATGTAGCGCGACCGATCACGGCTCCTCGGGGCGCAGGCCCCTCGCGAGGATCGACACCAGCCGCGTCCTCAGGTCCGGTGCCGCACGCCGCACCGACTCGGGCACCGGCCGCGTGATCATCCCCACGGTGGTGACGAGCTCCATCGCCGTCAGGTCCGTGCGCACCAGACCTTCGCCCTGCGCGGTCTCAAGCAGCTGGTCCACGCCGGCCAGCGCCTCGTCCTGGGCCGCACGGACCTCGGGCGACAGGGCTTCGCCGGCGTGCTCGGCCAGCGCCGCCGTCAGTGCGCCGAGCTCGAGTCCGACGAGCCGCTCCACGAACTCGTCCCAGGCTCCGCCGGGCTCCTCCCCCAGCCGGTCCGCGGCATCGCGCGTCGCGGCGCGCACGTCGGACAGGATCGACAGCGCGACCTCGTCCAGCAGGGCGGCTCGGGAGTCGAAGTTCCGGTACAGCGTGCCGATCCCGACCCCAGCGGCCTCGGCGACCGCGTCGAGGGCCACGTCGCTGCCCCGCGCGGCGACCAGCGATCGCGCCGCATGGACGATCGTCTCGCGGCGCCTGGCGGCATCTGCCCTCATCGGCTGCTCCTGCGTGCTGGGTCGATTTGACTTCCCATCCTAACCGGAGGAATATCTTCCGAATAAGCGGAGGAACTTCATCCGCTTGGAAGACGAGGTCCCCCGCATGTCATCCCCCACCGCCACCGAGCCGCGCGCCACCGAGAGCAGCGTCCGCCGGAGCATCCCGCCGCTGGCCCAGCTCGCCGGCCTGACCGCCGCCCTGGGCGCGATCCTGATCGCCCTGCTGGCGCTGTTCATCCTGCCCTCCCTCAAGAGCGGGGCCCATGACCTCCCGCTCGGCATCGCGGGCGACCCTGCCGCGGTCACCCAGGCGAAGGCGGCACTGGAGTCCGCAGCGCCCGGCGCCTACGCCGTCGAGCTCTTCTCCTCGGCCGACGACCTCGACGACGCGATCGCGGACCGGACGGTCCACGGCGGCCTCGTGGCCGGCCCGCAGGGACTCGAGGTCCACGTCGCGAGCGCGGGCTCGACCGCCATCTCCGGCTCGCTGACCGCGACCGCCCAGGGCGTCGGCCGGGCCATGGCCCTGCCCGTCAGCATCTCCGACGTCGTTCCCCTGCCCGAGGACGACCCGACCGGCATCGGCATCGGCGGTCTCGCCTTCCCGCTGGTCTTCGGCGGCATCGTCCCGGTGGTCGCGTTCCGCAGCATCTTCAAGAACAGCGACCGCTGGAAGCTCGCCGGACTCACGTCGTTCGCGGTGATCGGCGGCGTCATCGTGGCCGCCGTCCTGCGCTTCTGGTTCGGCAGCATCACCGACTCCTTCTGGCCCGTGGCCGGCTCCATGGCCCTGGGCATCGCCGCCCTCGCCATCCCGCTCGCGGGACTCCAGCAGGCGCTGGGCGCCAAGGGCTTCACGATCGGCGCCGCCTCGATGATGTTCCTCGGAAACCCCCTCGCGGGCATCGCGACCACGGGCGCCTGGCTCCCCTCGGGACTGGGCGACCTGGGCCAGCTGCTGCCGCCCGGCGCGGCCGGAGCACTGGTCCGCTCGACCGCCTACTTCGACGGAGCCGGCAGCCTCGGCGCGACGCTCACCCTCACGGGGTGGATCGTCGCCGGCGGCGTCCTGCACGCCGTGGGGACGCGACGCGCTGCACGTCGCGAGACCATCACCGCCTGAGCGAACGGGGCCGCCTCACGGCCCGCGCTCGGGCTTCACGAGCGGGAACAGGATCGTGTCACGGATGCTCAGTCCCGTCAGGTTCATGACGAGACGGTCGATCCCCAGGCCCATGCCGCCCGCCGGCGGCATGCCGTACTCCAGGGCCGCCAGGAAGTCCTCGTCCACCTGCATCGCCTCGGCGTCCCCGGCCGCGGCGAGCAGGGACTGGGCGACCAGCCGCTCGCGTTGGTCCACCGGGTCGGTCAGCTCCGAGTAGGCGGTCCCCTGCTCGGCCCCGAAGATCACCAGGTCCCACTTCTCGGCGAGCCGCGGGTCCTTCCGGTGGGCGCGGGTGAGCGGAGCGTTGTCCTTGGGGAAGTCGGTGTAGAACACCGGCGCCGTCGTCCGCTCCTCGCACATCGGCTCGTAGATGCCCTCGAGCGCGGCTCCCCAACTGGGACTCTCACCCAGCTCGGCGCCGACCTTCTCGGCGTGGCGCAGGAGATCGGCGAGCGGCGTGTCCGCCGTGATCTCCTCGCCGAGCGCCTCCGAGACCGCCTCGCACATCGTCTTGACGGGCCAGTCCCCCGACAGGTCGTACTCGACGACCGTGCCGTCGCGCTCGCGACGACGGGCGACCGGGGCGCCGTGGACGGCCGTGGCCGCCTCCTGGACCAAGGCCTGCGTCAGCAGCCGCATGCTCTCGTAGTCGCCGTAGGTCGCGTAGACCTCGAGCGACGTGAACTCCGGGTTGTGCTTGTGGTCCGCGCCCTCGTTGCGGAACTGACGACCCACCTCGAAGACCTGCTCCATCCCGCCGACGAGCAGTCGCTTGAGGTGCAGCTCGGTCGCGATCCGCAGGTAGAGGTCGAGGTCGTAGGCGTTGATGTGCGTCTCGAACGGGCGGGCGTTCGCCCCGCCGTGGACGGTCTGCAGGATCGGCGTCTCGACCTCGGTGAACCCGCGCGCGTGCAAGGAGTCGCGGATGCTGCGCACCACCGTCGCCCGCTGGTAGGCCACCGTGCGGGCGTCCGGCCGGACGATCAGGTCGACGTACCGACGCCGGACCCGGGCCTCCGGATCGGTCAGGCCGAGGTGCTTGTCGGGCAGTGGGCGCAGCGACTTGCTGGTCATCATGACCGAGGTCGCCCGGACGCTGAGCTCGCCCTTGCGCGTCGTGACGACCTCTCCGGTCACGCCGACCTGGTCGCCCAGGTCCACCTCGTGCTCCCAGAAGCGGACGCCGTCCTCCCCGAGGTGCTGCACGTCGACCATCACCTGCAGGTCGCCGCTGCCGTCGCGCAGGGTCGCGAACGCCAGGCCGCCCATGTCGCGTTTCAGGACCACCCGGCCCACCACGGACACAACCGTTCCGGTCTCGGTGTCCGGTGCCGGCTCCCCCGCCTCGGCGCGGACGTCGGCGAGCGTGTGGGTCCGTGGAGCCGTGACCGGGTAGGGATCGATCCCCGCCGCGCGCAACCGGTCGAGCTTGAGCCGCCGCACGCGCATCTGCTCGGGCAGCCGGTCGATGGCCAGCGCCTCGGCGACGGGGTCGGGGGCGGGCGGCACCAGGGCCAGGACCTGCGCCGCGTAGTCGTCCTGCCCCGTGGACAGGCCCTCCTCGTACCGACCCCGCCGGCGCAGGAGGCTGATCGACGGCACCGTCAAGAACCCCTCCGCGCTGCCCGCGGCCATTCCGACGCGCGGCAGGTCGGAGGTGTACTCGTACCCCATGTACCGCGATTGCCAGCGGGGCAGGTACTTCGCGTTCGAGCGGTAGAGCGACTCGAGCTGCCACGTCCTGCTGGCGAGCAGCAGCCCTTGGCGCCACACCCGGGCCACCGGGCCGGCGCCGACCTCCGCCCCTCGCTCGAACGCCTCGCGGAACATGGCGAAGTTCAGCGAGACCGGGCCGACCCCCAGGCGCGGAGCCTGGGCCGCGAGCGAGGCGACCAGGAACTCCACGAGACCGTTGGCAGCCGCCGGGTCGCGTCGCATCAGGTCGAGGGACAGTCCGGTCCTGCCCCAGGGGACGAAGCTCAGGAACCCGCGCAGCCGACCGGTCTCGTCGCAGGCGCGGACCAGGACGCAGTCGCCGTCGAGCGGATCGCCCAGCCGGCCCAGCGCCATGGAGAACCCCCGTTCGTCGCCCCCGTCTCCCCTCCAGTGCTCGGCCGCGTCGGCCAGCGCGGCGAAGTCCTCCTGATCGAGCGCCGAGTGACGGAGGACCTCGGCGGTGTACCCCCGGCGCTGCAGCCGGTGGACCGATCGACGGACGTCCTTCATCCCGGGCGCGTTGAGCGAGAACTCGGCCATGTCGACGACGGCCTCGTCGCCGATGTCCAGCATGGTCAGTCCCGCGTCGGCGTAGGCCTCGGCGCCTCGCCGGCCCGCGCCCATGACCGCGAGCGAGAGCCCTTCGCCACGCGACCACGTCCGCCACGCGTCGATCGCCTCGGTCCAGCGCTCGGGATCCCCCACCGGGTTGCCGCTGGCCAGGGACACCGAGCCGACCGCGCGGAAGGACACCCCGGCCCGCGCCGTGGCCGGATCGCCGGTGTCCCACACGACCGCCTTGTCGCGCCGCGTCGCGAAGTAGCCGAGCGAGTCCTCCTGGCCGTGGTCGCGCAGCATGCCCCGCACCACGGCCTCGTCGCGGGCCGAGAGCCGCCGGCCCTCCCCGGGCGGGCGGAAGAGCATGTGCGCCGCCCCCAGCACCGTGAGCGCGCCGAGCAGGCCGATGACCAGCCGCACCCAGGCCGGCGCCCTCACCCCGGTCGCCAGGTCGATCCCCGTCCGGCCGAGGTCGGCGAACATCGACGCCTGGACGAAGGCCGCGGCCTCGGCGAGCTCGTCGGCGGTGCCGTACACCCGCACCAGGCCCGAGCAGACGAGCATCATCACCAGCCCTCCGCCGAAGAAGACCAGCACCGCGCGGACCACGTTGGCGGGCACCCACCGCGCGACGAACTGGTCGCGGACGCGCCAGGCCAGCGTCACCAGGACGGCACTCACCAGCAGCCCGAGGAGGTTCAGGACGCGATGCTCCCCGTTCGCCACGGCCCAGAGCCGCCCGATCGACGGCACGACGAACCACCACAGCACGACGACCACGAGGGCCGCGCGGAGCCGCCGCCGCAGCGCCACGGCGATGACGAAGAGCAGTGCCGTGTAGACCAGGCCCGGGACGACGGGGGCCACGAGGAGCGAGACGACGTCATTGCTGCGGGCGAAGTGGCGGTACCACGGCGGAACCACCGTGATGACGAGCACGAAGCTCGCGAAGGCGAATCCCGCCGCGGCGAAGACGTCGGGCCATCGGTCCTGCGAGGGCGTCCGGCGCTCGACGAGCTCGTCAGGCGCCTCCTCGTCGTGTTCACTCATCGCCGGGTCCCCTCCCGATCGACGCCGCGGAGCGTGCCGCCACGACCCCCAGGATCACTAACCAGATAC
Above is a window of Aeromicrobium senzhongii DNA encoding:
- a CDS encoding aspartate:alanine exchanger family transporter — its product is MVGVLEFLGDQPLILLGLLIALGSAAGRLGIGGVSLGPVAVLFVAIALTALGTTYDVTLEVPELLGSMGLALFAFATGILAGPSFFTTLRSAWQVVLAVAGILILAAGAGAVVGRSLGLNSEAIAGAFAGAVNNTPALAAAGGTPQATVGYATAYLYGVVAMLFVTGLAVSRGERDRDTPAEITDLTVRVEGDSSVSVADLRHRYGDRLTFSRVAPNAHTPPEPVLEDTRVGPGDLVTVVGPREEVEACCRELGHASSHDLTRDRSSLDFRRITISDPRLAGRRVGDLDRDLGRRFDAGITRVRRGDVDFVATPDLMLQLGDRVRVVAPPETIGEVSRVLGDSSRGLTDVNPVALGVGFALGLGLGQVAVPVPGFGSVMVGAAAGTLLVGLVMGRLGRVGRVATTLPHTAASVMVELGLLVFLAYAGTRAGSQIITAFTDGEVLNLLVTGAVVTTTVGIGVYTVMRWGFKVGRIRLAGIVAGSHTQPALLAFANARTGHDPRVALGYALVYPAAMVVKIILAQLLVVL
- a CDS encoding DUF1345 domain-containing protein, whose product is MNRGASHLLLMVVTGVPAGILAAVLSAGPVAPVIGWGTACAAYVLHIYLTTRRLDATGTRAHALEADPSRHFTEAAMVLATVASFGAVGYMLVAQADTHTAERVRALLAVGSVACSWIMIHTLYTLRYAGAYYSGPAGGVDFNTEDPPRYGDFAYMAFTVGMTYQIADTNLQSSRLRSLTLRHGLLSYLFGTVILVTAINLGANFVR
- the lysA gene encoding diaminopimelate decarboxylase, with translation MRSHEAGALHGQAGSRGPEWLREPDDANQLVPHLWAANVSKVDGVLTVAGQSAPELAQEFGTPLYVVDEDDFRSRARAFRDAFPTADVYYAGKAFLCVATARWIAEEGLNLDVCTGGELAVALRAGFPTERIGHHGNNKSVAELRRCLEVGVGRIVIDSFEEIERLGALTAELGVRAPVMVRVTAGVEAHTHEYISTSHEDQKFGFSISDGAALEAVRRVLATDGLDFLGLHSHIGSQIFVTDGFEVAARRVLRLHAQIARELGVTAPELDLGGGFGIAYTTQDDPRAPEDLGSEIVKIVTDECAALGMDVPQLSIEPGRAIAGPSTFTLYEVGTTKAVGLDNGGSRLYVSVDGGMSDNIRPALYGADYSCTLASRESHARPVLARVVGKHCESGDIVVKSEFLPSDVAAGDLLAVPGTGAYCRSLANNYNHVPRAAVVAVRDGEARLILRRETEDDLLALDVE
- the argS gene encoding arginine--tRNA ligase → MTPEQLSDAIVAALTSLVDAGRVTLSDPVPSQVRVERPKVKEHGDYATNIAMQLGKKAGMNPREFAELLATELAGADGISAAEVAGPGFLNIRVAAGAQGEIARHVLEAGATYGHGAPTGRKVDLEFISANPTGPLHLGHTRWAAVGDAIARVMAAAGDDVTREFYINDRGNQMDKFGASLMARAHGEEPPEDGYHGAYVADLAARIVEADPGITSLPRDEQAVAFREAGYALQLHEHQSELAELNTHFDVWFSERSLHESDAVDRSLARLREQGRLFEADGATWMRTTDFGDDKDRVLLRGNGELTYFASDTAYYVDKRDRGFDTCIYLLGADHHGYVGRLNAMAACVGDTPGEQIQVLIGQLVKILQNGQELKLSKRAGTIVSLRELIDLIGVDPLRYTLIRYPADSPLTLDVAEMTRKSNDNPVYYVQYAHARLSSIVRNGADLGLAADLETFDPSQLVEERAGALLRALAEFPRVVARAAELREPHRIARYLEETASTFHKFYDECRVLPQGDEEPTDTHRARLVLVAATRQVLANGLDLLGVSAPDRM
- a CDS encoding response regulator — encoded protein: MPPTVLVVDDTASIRFLIRTNLELAGFDVIEAEDGQDCLDVLAGLETLPDVITMDMMMPRMDGVTAITRVRANPRFARVGLVMVSTQSQQIDLNRAAAAGVDEYVTKPFDPDTLVATVRRVLESRR
- a CDS encoding TetR/AcrR family transcriptional regulator is translated as MRADAARRRETIVHAARSLVAARGSDVALDAVAEAAGVGIGTLYRNFDSRAALLDEVALSILSDVRAATRDAADRLGEEPGGAWDEFVERLVGLELGALTAALAEHAGEALSPEVRAAQDEALAGVDQLLETAQGEGLVRTDLTAMELVTTVGMITRPVPESVRRAAPDLRTRLVSILARGLRPEEP
- a CDS encoding ABC transporter permease, which encodes MSSPTATEPRATESSVRRSIPPLAQLAGLTAALGAILIALLALFILPSLKSGAHDLPLGIAGDPAAVTQAKAALESAAPGAYAVELFSSADDLDDAIADRTVHGGLVAGPQGLEVHVASAGSTAISGSLTATAQGVGRAMALPVSISDVVPLPEDDPTGIGIGGLAFPLVFGGIVPVVAFRSIFKNSDRWKLAGLTSFAVIGGVIVAAVLRFWFGSITDSFWPVAGSMALGIAALAIPLAGLQQALGAKGFTIGAASMMFLGNPLAGIATTGAWLPSGLGDLGQLLPPGAAGALVRSTAYFDGAGSLGATLTLTGWIVAGGVLHAVGTRRAARRETITA
- the lysX gene encoding bifunctional lysylphosphatidylglycerol synthetase/lysine--tRNA ligase LysX — its product is MSEHDEEAPDELVERRTPSQDRWPDVFAAAGFAFASFVLVITVVPPWYRHFARSNDVVSLLVAPVVPGLVYTALLFVIAVALRRRLRAALVVVVLWWFVVPSIGRLWAVANGEHRVLNLLGLLVSAVLVTLAWRVRDQFVARWVPANVVRAVLVFFGGGLVMMLVCSGLVRVYGTADELAEAAAFVQASMFADLGRTGIDLATGVRAPAWVRLVIGLLGALTVLGAAHMLFRPPGEGRRLSARDEAVVRGMLRDHGQEDSLGYFATRRDKAVVWDTGDPATARAGVSFRAVGSVSLASGNPVGDPERWTEAIDAWRTWSRGEGLSLAVMGAGRRGAEAYADAGLTMLDIGDEAVVDMAEFSLNAPGMKDVRRSVHRLQRRGYTAEVLRHSALDQEDFAALADAAEHWRGDGGDERGFSMALGRLGDPLDGDCVLVRACDETGRLRGFLSFVPWGRTGLSLDLMRRDPAAANGLVEFLVASLAAQAPRLGVGPVSLNFAMFREAFERGAEVGAGPVARVWRQGLLLASRTWQLESLYRSNAKYLPRWQSRYMGYEYTSDLPRVGMAAGSAEGFLTVPSISLLRRRGRYEEGLSTGQDDYAAQVLALVPPAPDPVAEALAIDRLPEQMRVRRLKLDRLRAAGIDPYPVTAPRTHTLADVRAEAGEPAPDTETGTVVSVVGRVVLKRDMGGLAFATLRDGSGDLQVMVDVQHLGEDGVRFWEHEVDLGDQVGVTGEVVTTRKGELSVRATSVMMTSKSLRPLPDKHLGLTDPEARVRRRYVDLIVRPDARTVAYQRATVVRSIRDSLHARGFTEVETPILQTVHGGANARPFETHINAYDLDLYLRIATELHLKRLLVGGMEQVFEVGRQFRNEGADHKHNPEFTSLEVYATYGDYESMRLLTQALVQEAATAVHGAPVARRRERDGTVVEYDLSGDWPVKTMCEAVSEALGEEITADTPLADLLRHAEKVGAELGESPSWGAALEGIYEPMCEERTTAPVFYTDFPKDNAPLTRAHRKDPRLAEKWDLVIFGAEQGTAYSELTDPVDQRERLVAQSLLAAAGDAEAMQVDEDFLAALEYGMPPAGGMGLGIDRLVMNLTGLSIRDTILFPLVKPERGP